Proteins encoded in a region of the Wenzhouxiangella sp. XN201 genome:
- a CDS encoding integration host factor subunit alpha: MSLTKADLAAALFDEVGLNKREAKEFVDAWFETIRQALEDGDHVKLSGFGNFQLRDKNRRPGRNPKTGEEIPISARRVVTFKPGQKLRTRVEAYAGSAE; the protein is encoded by the coding sequence ATGTCGTTGACCAAAGCTGATCTGGCCGCCGCACTGTTCGATGAGGTCGGCCTCAACAAGCGTGAAGCCAAGGAATTTGTCGATGCCTGGTTCGAAACCATCCGTCAGGCGTTGGAAGATGGCGACCACGTCAAATTGTCGGGATTCGGCAACTTTCAATTGCGCGACAAGAACCGCCGGCCGGGCCGCAACCCCAAGACCGGCGAGGAAATTCCCATTTCCGCGCGTCGCGTGGTGACTTTCAAGCCGGGACAAAAGCTCAGGACGAGGGTGGAAGCGTATGCTGGATCCGCGGAGTAA
- a CDS encoding MerR family transcriptional regulator — MLDPRSNQELPPIPAKRYFTIGEVSELCAVKPHVLRYWEQEFPQLKPVKRRGNRRYYQRHDVLMVRQIRSLLHEQGFTIQGARQRLEGDKAQNDVSRSQQLVKQMRVELEEILHVLRR, encoded by the coding sequence ATGCTGGATCCGCGGAGTAATCAGGAACTACCGCCGATACCGGCAAAGCGCTACTTCACGATCGGTGAGGTCAGCGAACTGTGCGCGGTCAAGCCGCACGTGCTGCGTTACTGGGAGCAGGAGTTTCCCCAGCTCAAGCCGGTCAAACGCCGCGGGAATCGACGCTACTACCAGCGCCACGACGTCCTGATGGTGCGCCAGATTCGCAGCCTGTTGCACGAGCAGGGCTTCACCATTCAGGGCGCGCGCCAGCGCCTCGAGGGCGACAAGGCCCAGAACGACGTCTCGCGCAGCCAGCAACTGGTCAAGCAGATGCGGGTGGAACTGGAGGAAATCCTCCACGTCCTGCGCCGCTGA